A region of Salvia splendens isolate huo1 chromosome 17, SspV2, whole genome shotgun sequence DNA encodes the following proteins:
- the LOC121773418 gene encoding uncharacterized protein LOC121773418: MHSGNSGSLQSSSGGDEEYDSRAADYTFTTIPNAPPQFIDPLSGYLQLHQNPNSLLLNSPNPLRSDPNPSHVAEFPAPAPLSSNTHHHQQQQQQQAAARNPKKRSRASRRAPTTVLTTDTANFRAMVQEFTGIPAPPFSTSSSFPRSRIDLFAPRSAASVDSPPPPPPYLRRHLPNLFNIPNQNQNQNILTSLLQSNAKFPFPAASKPQNSPQNDYQFGFGHRNPVSETLPNLIHNHHNDFQRNDFGGKISNGGKSPEGNVRGGEGMVESWICSSE; encoded by the coding sequence ATGCATTCTGGCAATAGCGGGAGCCTACAATCATCCAGCGGCGGCGACGAGGAGTACGACTCACGCGCCGCCGACTACACGTTCACGACCATTCCCAACGCGCCCCCACAGTTCATCGACCCGCTCTCCGGCTACCTCCAGCTCCACCAGAACCCGAACTCGCTGCTTTTGAATTCCCCAAATCCGCTAAGATCCGACCCGAATccgagccacgtcgccgaattCCCCGCCCCGGCGCCCTTGAGCAGCAACACTCACCACCACCAGCAACAGCAACAGCAACAGGCGGCGGCGCGAAACCCGAAGAAGCGATCTCGAGCGTCGAGGCGGGCGCCGACCACCGTGCTCACCACGGACACCGCCAATTTCAGAGCCATGGTGCAGGAATTCACCGGAATCCCCGCGCCGCCCTTCAGCACCTCCTCTTCCTTCCCCAGGAGCCGAATCGATCTCTTCGCCCCGAGATCCGCCGCCTCCGTGGACTCccccccgccgccgccgccctaCCTCCGCCGCCACCTCCCAAATCTCTTCAATATcccaaaccaaaaccaaaaccaaaacattCTCACATCTCTCCTCCAATCAAACGCCAAATTTCCATTTCCCGCCGCCTCCAAACCCCAAAATTCACCCCAAAACGACTATCAGTTCGGATTTGGCCATCGCAATCCGGTCTCGGAAACCCTCCCCAACCTCATCCACAACCACCACAACGACTTCCAAAGAAACGATTTTGGCGGGAAAATCAGCAACGGAGGGAAGTCGCCGGAGGGCAACGTGAGAGGAGGAGAAGGTATGGTGGAATCGTGGATTTGTTCATCGGAGTAG